Genomic window (Tachysurus fulvidraco isolate hzauxx_2018 chromosome 20, HZAU_PFXX_2.0, whole genome shotgun sequence):
TGCCTGAAATCTACAAAACCATTGTCTTGTTCTTTGGTTGTTAAGTGACTGAATGACCTGTATAATGTATGATGGTGCTGTGAGGATTAGAACCTCTGTCACTTTAGTGTTAAATTGCTATTAAGGcaggtttgttgtgtgtgatgtgattgttTTGCTTTCAGGTCACATTTATGCAGAAGGAGAAACACTGTCTGTTCGTCCGTCTGTCCGGTGCCCCTTTTATGTTGTACTACTAGTGCCGTGGTTCTGAGAGCAGTGCAATGTTAAAAGGGCATTGGCCGGGTTTGTTTCTCCAAGATCTCTTTCTtactcttcctccttctccttctccatgCCAGTGCCGTGTACAGGTGCTGTGTACAGGTGCTGTGTACAGGTGCTGTGTACAGGTGCTGTGTACAGGTGCTGTGTACAGGTGCTGTGTACAGGTGCTGTGTACAGGTGCTGTGTACAGGTGCTGTGTACAGGTGCTGTGTACAGGTGCTCTGACATCATTGCACTACTGTACCACACAGCGAGCAGTGCAATAGTATTGTCAAAGCATCTGTGGGCAGCTGGaggtcatctgtgtgtgtgtgtgtgtgtgtgtgtgtgtgtgtgtgtgtgtgtgtgtgtgtgtgtgtgtgtgtgtgtgtgtgtgttgggggggggtgttcaggggtgtgtgtgttggtgggggGGTTTCAGTGGGTGTGTTGGGGGggtttaggggtgtgtgtgttcaggggtGGGTGCGGGTGTgttcaggggtgtgtgtgtgaaggggtgTGAAGGGGATGTGAGggtgtgtttgtaaatgtgtgtgttcggGAGGTGTTGGGTGGGTTTATGGGTGCGTGttctggggtgtgtgtatgtgtttgggggttggtgtgtgtgtatacgggTGTGTGTACGGGTGTGTGTacgggtgtgtgtgagttcgggtgtgtgtgtgtgtgtgctcgagggtgtgtgtgtgtttggggatttgtgtgtgtgtgtgtgtgtgtgtgtgtgtgtgtttcctgattCCTGAGACCCTATCAGTATtatctctgctgtgtgtgtgtgtgtgtgtgtgtgtgtgtgtgtgtgtgtgtgtgtgtgtgtgtgtgtgtgtgtgtgtgtgtgtgtgtgtgtttcctgattCCTGAGACCCTATCAGTAttgtctctgctgtgtgtgtgttcagagtagTGCAATATTGCTTATAGGGTTTCAGGGTTTGGGTAAAACTCCACTCGAGTACTggagttatttgtttgtttgtttgtttgtttgtttgtagagGTTTAATGTAGTGCAgggttttaaaatgttttttatgtatTCCTATTTATTGTGCCACATTTATAGATATAGAAGGagtttaatgttaatattcttgtagtgttgtttgtttatttatttatatttttttggatgtatttattttgataatattttaggaatttgtcatttatataatgattatatttgttattgtttaaattCCAAATGATTTActgttgtttattaatgaatgttGTCTTATCTGTTTTTACATGtatttaattttctgtttttattttatttattagtttgtgcTGTTTatatagttgttgttgttgttgttgttgttttcctgAATAAAACTATAGCCGAGGTGCAATTACTGTTGATGGAATTATTTAATGATTTCTTTCTGAATATCGGTTGTTGATAGattttgtttaattgtgttgTTGCTGTAGTTCCAGAAGGCCGAGGCGGATATCGAGTACGTGGAGAAGCGTCTGAAGTTTGACTTCATGACCAGCTCTAAGGAGAACAGCACTGCTGAGGTCTGTAACAAATTAGTGCTGTTTCTATAATGTGACCACAGAAGTCCAGGAGGTtctgatttatttcacttttctcTGTTATCCCGGGGCTTATTGTTCTCAGGGTCTCTGATACCTGATGCAGACCATGTTAGACTTCCTGGTCCCTCAGGTGGCAGTGAAACTGACCCCTCTGTCACCATCGCTGTCCTGTTCATCTCAGTATAGGTTTCTGACTCGTCCTCTAGAGTGACTGATACCGAATCGGATACGATCTCATGCTGATGTGCATACAGCTGTTTTCTCTTGTGGTGGTTGTTTATTAAAGTAAACACAGATGTGCTGATGCAGGATGTACAGCAGTCAGGCTGAGTCATGGTTCTACATCATGACAAAATGAGTTGATGTCTGGATAACAgcacagaaaatataaataactcATTTCCCTTCTGGACTTCCATATAGGTAACCTGTACActcataactgtgtgtgtgtgtgtgtgtgtgtgtgtgtgtgtgtgtgtgtgtgtgtgtgtgtgtgtccgtccctccgtccgtccgtccgtccgtccgtccgtccattaGGGGAACCCTGTTCAGCTCCTGGAGAGTCTGGCGGCCGTTAAGGCTCGTCACGCCGTTCTGTGTGTACAGATGGAGGAGATCGCCGCTGAGCAGAAACGTTCGATGGATTCGATCAGATCTCATCTGAACACCACGGTGAAGCtggtggaggagctgcagaacaCAACAGACACCCAGGTGACACTCTAACGTGTGACACATCATTTAAAGCAGCAGAACCTGAGTTTCCCAGAGAAATAAGAGCtgagtgtaatgtgtgtgttacagaccCCTCCACTCACACAAGAAGAACAGGAAGCAAGAGATTCCCTCTGTTCCTCAGTCACTGCTCTGTCTAtacaggttacacacacacacgcacacacacattggcaTGGTAACGGCAGATAATGAACGTTGATGCATCCACACTTTGGGTAGATGGCACTATTTTATCTCTGAGAACTGTTTAGTACTGTTAAATGATTCCTTGTGTATAACAGATCAGTGAGTGATGAGgttagtgagtgtgtttctcCTGTAGGTGTCGTGTGACGTGTCCATACAGCAGGAGACTAAGTGTAAGTGTGGGGACTTCATCTTtatactgctacacacacacactgtacacattaaacctacacacacacacacacacacacacacacatacacactgtacacattaaacctacacacacacacacacatacacactgtacacattaaacctacacacacacacactgtacacattaaacctacacacacacacacagtacacattaaacctacacacacacatacacactgtacacattaaacctacacacacacacacacacacacacactgtacacattaaacctacacacacacaaacacagtacacattaaacctacacacacacacagtacacattaaacctacacacacagtacacataaaacctacacacacactacacattaaacctacacacacacacacacacactgtacacattaaacctacacacacacacactgtacacattaaacctacacacacacaaacacagtacacattaaacctacacacacacacacactgtacacattaaacctacacacacacacagtacacattaaacctacacacacagtacacataaaacctacgcacacactacacattaaacctacacacacacacacacactgtacacattaaacctacacacacacacactgtacacattaaacctacacacacacaaacacagtacacattaaacctacacacacacacacactgtacacattaaacctacacacacacacagtacacattaaacctacacacacagtacacataaaacctacacacacactacacattaaacctacacacacacacacacacagtacacattacacctacacacacacacacacacacacacacatacacactgtacacattaaacctacacacacacacacacacacacactgtacacattaaacctacacacacacaaacacagtacacattaaacctacacacacacacacactgtacacattaaacctacacacacacacagtacacattaaacctacacacacagtacacataaaacctacacacacactacacattaaacctacacacacacacacacacactgtacacattaaacctacacacacacacactgtacacattaaacctacacacacacaaacacagtacacattaaacctacacacacacacacactgtacacattaaacctacacacacacacagtacacattaaacctacacacacagtacacataaaacctacacacacactacacattaaacctacacacacacacacactgtacacattaaacctacacacacacacactgtacacattaaacccacacacacacacacacagtacacattaaacctacacacacacacacacattaaacctacacacacacacacacagtacatattaagcctacacacacacagtacatattaagcctacacatacacagtacacattcaacctacacacacacacacacacacacacacagtacacattaaacctgcacacacacacagtacatattaaacctacacacacacacacacacacattaaacctgTGCACATTCATGATTGTCAGCACAGGAAAAGTGCAGAGACCAAGTGAAAGACGTGGAGTTCGAATCTGTTCCCCGGAGTGTACGTGGTAATGTTAAACTTGGTGACCTCAACACCCTGTACACACAACTGACTGAACACTTCTCATCAGATAAcaggtgtgtaaacacacacacacacacacacacac
Coding sequences:
- the ska2 gene encoding spindle and kinetochore-associated protein 2 isoform X2; this encodes MTSSKENSTAEGNPVQLLESLAAVKARHAVLCVQMEEIAAEQKRSMDSIRSHLNTTVKLVEELQNTTDTQTPPLTQEEQEARDSLCSSVTALSIQVSCDVSIQQETKSQEKCRDQVKDVEFESVPRSVRGNVKLGDLNTLYTQLTEHFSSDNRAPLSLQKMRKLNMRVSEAAIKTLQYLGLVELDKKGSILLSLSH
- the ska2 gene encoding spindle and kinetochore-associated protein 2 isoform X4 produces the protein METAVDKLEAMFQKAEADIEYVEKRLKFDFMTSSKENSTAEGNPVQLLESLAAVKARHAVLCVQMEEIAAEQKRSMDSIRSHLNTTVKLVEELQNTTDTQTPPLTQEEQEARDSLCSSVTALSIQVTHTHAHTHWHAQEKCRDQVKDVEFESVPRSVRGNVKLGDLNTLYTQLTEHFSSDNRAPLSLQKMRKLNMRVSEAAIKTLQYLGLVELDKKGSILLSLSH
- the ska2 gene encoding spindle and kinetochore-associated protein 2 isoform X3; translation: METAVDKLEAMFQKAEADIEYVEKRLKFDFMTSSKENSTAEGNPVQLLESLAAVKARHAVLCVQMEEIAAEQKRSMDSIRSHLNTTVKLVEELQNTTDTQTPPLTQEEQEARDSLCSSVTALSIQVSCDVSIQQETK
- the ska2 gene encoding spindle and kinetochore-associated protein 2 isoform X1 — encoded protein: METAVDKLEAMFQKAEADIEYVEKRLKFDFMTSSKENSTAEGNPVQLLESLAAVKARHAVLCVQMEEIAAEQKRSMDSIRSHLNTTVKLVEELQNTTDTQTPPLTQEEQEARDSLCSSVTALSIQVSCDVSIQQETKSQEKCRDQVKDVEFESVPRSVRGNVKLGDLNTLYTQLTEHFSSDNRAPLSLQKMRKLNMRVSEAAIKTLQYLGLVELDKKGSILLSLSH